In the Enterococcus saigonensis genome, one interval contains:
- a CDS encoding metalloregulator ArsR/SmtB family transcription factor, which translates to MDYYDKFKALSDPIRLDILNELNNGELSAGDIAEKFALPNSKISYHLAILKKVDMVTERKYKNFIFYSLNRNGIQEASTWFDRFQK; encoded by the coding sequence ATGGATTATTATGATAAGTTTAAAGCTCTATCCGATCCGATAAGACTGGATATATTAAATGAATTGAATAATGGAGAGTTATCTGCAGGGGATATTGCAGAAAAATTTGCTCTACCAAATTCAAAAATTTCGTATCATTTAGCGATACTAAAAAAAGTAGATATGGTTACAGAAAGAAAATATAAGAATTTTATTTTTTATAGCCTAAATCGAAATGGTATTCAGGAAGCTTCAACTTGGTTTGATAGATTTCAAAAATAA
- a CDS encoding ABC transporter ATP-binding protein has translation MSKYAIEIKDLVKTFDSFKLGPVNLTIPKGTIVGYIGQNGAGKSTTIKLLLGLLRKDSGDIRLLDEENPNSVELKDKLGVVFDDLLVPEEMTLIDVEKFCYRVYSKWDKKQFYGFVEKFNLPHKKMIKNYSRGMKMKLSMAVALSHNAELLILDEATSGLDPIVREEILDLLLDFMQDENHTILISSHILSDLEKVADYIAFIHNGKILFMETKDELKENYGICTLSNEEVNNFDEEAIVGRRIHSFGQELLVKKSLVPDGIKLQKPSIEDIMIYFVKGVRQ, from the coding sequence ATGAGTAAATATGCTATTGAAATTAAAGATTTAGTAAAAACATTTGACAGTTTTAAACTAGGACCGGTAAATCTTACTATTCCGAAAGGAACAATAGTTGGATATATCGGACAGAATGGAGCTGGTAAAAGTACAACTATAAAATTGTTACTTGGGCTTTTAAGAAAAGACTCTGGCGATATAAGACTTTTAGATGAGGAAAATCCTAATAGTGTTGAACTGAAAGATAAACTTGGAGTGGTATTTGATGATTTGTTAGTGCCGGAAGAAATGACATTAATCGATGTTGAAAAGTTTTGTTATAGAGTTTATTCAAAATGGGATAAAAAGCAGTTTTATGGATTCGTTGAAAAATTCAATTTACCACATAAAAAGATGATTAAAAATTATTCTCGTGGTATGAAAATGAAACTTTCAATGGCTGTTGCTTTATCTCACAATGCTGAACTTTTGATTTTAGATGAAGCAACAAGTGGGCTTGATCCAATTGTAAGAGAGGAAATCTTGGATTTGTTATTAGATTTTATGCAAGATGAAAATCATACAATTCTTATTTCTTCCCATATTTTATCTGACTTAGAAAAAGTGGCAGATTACATTGCTTTTATTCACAATGGAAAAATCTTATTTATGGAAACAAAAGATGAGTTAAAAGAAAACTACGGTATATGTACTTTATCCAATGAAGAAGTAAATAACTTTGATGAAGAAGCCATTGTAGGAAGAAGAATACATTCTTTTGGGCAAGAGTTACTTGTTAAAAAGAGTCTTGTACCTGATGGTATCAAGTTACAAAAACCGTCAATTGAGGATATTATGATTTACTTTGTGAAAGGAGTGAGACAATAA
- a CDS encoding DNA cytosine methyltransferase, translated as MLNIVDVFSGAGGLTEGFRYKDYYNFICHIEMDKDACSSLELRNIYYYLKKENNLSPYFEYIQGKISRDDLYSIIPRNLTKDILNKEISKDTIPSIFEFIDQRLGNNELDGIIGGPPCQAYSTIGRANNKSKKSTDKRIYLYKHYLDFLDKYKPKFFVFENVKGLLSFKDLSGELLLPKIICEFDKCGYEVDYQIVDASNYGVVQKRERLILVGHRKDLVFDNSFFDSLAEYVEAAPTIKELFEDLPSIKSGGSSHKYRCDVSSQFVEKYIRKKDDILTQHAARPHNENDLKIYKLVLRAKKKGKNLRYIDIPEELQTHSNTTSFLDRYKALDYGSVSHTVVAHIAKDGHYYIHPDLRQNRSITVREAARIQGFPDDFYFEHSRTAAFKQIGNAVPPILSKKIAMAVIDFLRGEKGE; from the coding sequence ATGCTCAATATAGTAGATGTGTTTTCGGGAGCAGGTGGATTAACCGAAGGCTTTAGGTATAAAGACTATTATAATTTTATTTGTCATATAGAAATGGACAAAGATGCTTGCTCTTCTTTAGAATTAAGAAACATATATTACTATTTAAAAAAAGAAAATAACCTATCTCCATATTTTGAATATATTCAAGGAAAAATCTCGAGAGATGATTTGTACTCGATTATACCAAGAAATCTAACTAAAGATATATTGAATAAGGAAATAAGTAAAGATACTATACCTTCGATTTTTGAATTTATTGACCAAAGATTAGGCAATAATGAGTTAGATGGTATTATTGGTGGACCACCGTGTCAGGCATACTCTACAATCGGTAGAGCCAATAACAAGTCGAAAAAATCTACAGATAAAAGAATTTATCTGTATAAACATTATTTAGATTTTCTGGATAAATATAAACCAAAGTTCTTTGTTTTTGAAAATGTTAAAGGGTTGCTTTCTTTTAAAGATTTATCAGGAGAGTTACTCTTGCCAAAAATAATTTGCGAATTTGATAAGTGCGGATATGAGGTAGATTATCAAATAGTAGATGCAAGTAATTATGGTGTAGTACAAAAAAGAGAACGTTTAATACTTGTCGGACATCGAAAAGATTTAGTGTTCGATAACTCATTTTTTGACAGTTTGGCTGAATATGTTGAGGCTGCTCCAACTATAAAAGAATTGTTTGAGGACTTGCCAAGTATAAAGTCTGGAGGAAGTTCTCATAAGTATCGTTGTGATGTTTCGAGTCAGTTCGTTGAAAAATATATTCGTAAAAAAGATGATATTTTAACACAACATGCTGCAAGACCTCATAATGAAAATGATTTGAAGATATATAAATTGGTACTAAGAGCTAAGAAAAAAGGTAAGAATTTAAGGTATATCGATATACCTGAAGAACTACAAACGCATTCTAATACAACATCTTTTTTAGATAGATATAAAGCTTTGGATTATGGCTCTGTTAGTCATACAGTTGTTGCTCATATAGCGAAAGATGGACATTACTATATTCATCCAGATTTAAGACAGAATCGTTCAATTACAGTAAGAGAAGCAGCTAGAATACAAGGATTTCCAGATGATTTTTATTTTGAACATTCACGAACAGCTGCATTTAAACAGATAGGCAATGCTGTTCCACCAATTTTATCTAAAAAAATTGCAATGGCCGTTATAGATTTTTTGAGAGGAGAAAAAGGAGAATGA
- a CDS encoding GntR family transcriptional regulator: MNIQINNSSDDPIYLQIKNQIKAQIISGDLKVGEQLPSIRFLAKELRVSMLTAKRAFDELELDGFINSVQGKGNFVAAQNKELIREEYLKKIESKLQEVVELSEIADVSSDELIEMLKSYVEGEYE, translated from the coding sequence ATGAATATACAGATAAATAATTCCAGTGATGATCCAATATATCTGCAAATAAAAAATCAAATTAAAGCACAAATCATTTCTGGAGATTTGAAAGTGGGAGAACAACTACCTTCGATAAGATTCTTAGCGAAAGAATTAAGAGTAAGCATGTTAACTGCAAAAAGAGCTTTTGATGAATTAGAGTTAGACGGGTTTATAAATTCGGTACAAGGAAAAGGTAATTTTGTTGCAGCACAAAATAAAGAACTAATTCGAGAAGAATACTTAAAGAAAATTGAATCGAAGCTTCAAGAAGTAGTTGAACTTTCAGAAATTGCAGATGTATCCAGTGATGAATTGATAGAAATGTTAAAGAGTTATGTGGAGGGTGAATATGAGTAA
- a CDS encoding DNA cytosine methyltransferase yields MNLISLFSGAGGLDLGFEKAGFNVVAANEYDKTIWETYEKNHDTKLIKGDICGIPSEMFPECDGIIGGPPCQSWSEAGSLKGIDDPRGQLFYQYIRILKDKKPKFFLAENVKGMMAKRHNSAVENIVSQFEEAGYDVFIHLLNASDYGVPQDRKRVFYVGFRKDLNIKFEPPKPYESKLTFKDAIFDLKDSAIPALEKNKTNGDNCKVLNHEYFIGAYSPIFMSRNRVRQWDEQAFTVQASGRQCQLHPQAPVMPKVEKNKNIFEPGKEALYRRLTVRECARIQGFPDNFKFYYTNLNDAYKMIGNAVPVNLAYVMAESILEALRNSSSNLSLLKTGTDN; encoded by the coding sequence ATGAATTTAATTAGCTTGTTTTCAGGAGCGGGAGGATTAGACTTAGGCTTTGAAAAAGCAGGGTTTAATGTTGTAGCTGCTAATGAATACGATAAAACAATTTGGGAAACATATGAAAAAAATCATGATACAAAACTTATTAAGGGAGATATTTGTGGTATTCCTTCAGAGATGTTTCCTGAATGTGATGGTATTATCGGAGGTCCGCCATGCCAGTCTTGGAGTGAGGCAGGGTCATTAAAGGGGATTGATGATCCTAGAGGACAATTATTTTATCAGTACATACGCATTTTGAAAGATAAAAAGCCGAAGTTCTTCTTAGCAGAAAATGTTAAGGGCATGATGGCGAAAAGGCATAATAGTGCTGTTGAAAATATTGTTTCTCAATTTGAGGAAGCTGGTTACGATGTTTTCATTCATTTGTTAAATGCTAGTGATTATGGTGTTCCTCAAGATAGAAAAAGAGTTTTCTATGTTGGATTTAGAAAGGATTTAAACATCAAATTTGAACCACCTAAACCATACGAGTCAAAGTTGACTTTTAAAGATGCGATATTTGATTTAAAAGATTCGGCAATTCCAGCATTAGAAAAAAATAAGACAAATGGTGATAACTGTAAAGTTTTGAATCATGAATACTTTATTGGTGCCTATTCGCCAATATTTATGAGTAGAAATAGAGTTAGACAATGGGATGAACAGGCATTTACGGTCCAGGCATCTGGTAGACAGTGTCAACTACATCCGCAAGCACCAGTTATGCCTAAAGTAGAAAAAAATAAAAATATATTTGAACCTGGTAAGGAAGCACTATATAGAAGATTAACCGTGAGAGAGTGTGCAAGAATACAAGGATTCCCAGATAATTTTAAATTCTATTATACGAATTTGAACGATGCATATAAAATGATTGGTAATGCTGTTCCTGTGAACTTAGCGTATGTTATGGCTGAGTCAATTTTAGAAGCTTTGCGTAATTCTAGTTCAAATTTGAGTCTCTTAAAAACAGGCACAGATAATTAG
- a CDS encoding ATP-binding protein — protein MENSGFKIKFDKNTIDHLGIKLYSKFPPVIAELISNSYDADAENVVIEIDYNNKIVTVTDDGIGMNHEELNENFLKIGRNRRKAEGTGLSKIKGRKVTGKKGLGKLAVFGIANTIEVHSIKEGIKNAFSMNYDELKAEIKDEYKPKALYENEKTDELHQTQVIIKEITQKNIMDIDTLAYNLSKRFSFYDSDFKVELVDLTSDRRIEITKSIYFEKLDKEFDWNFPDDFESELSQTEWFEWLKSHNVSGKIFTKKTPLNKSEAGFYIYVRNKLAAENDFFDDRANDTFNGYVTGYFNIDFIDDSNEADFISTDRKNILWEADEDTAKLKQYLNKLVSKVSNSWRKKRKDKKEEQLQLPEDFFEGMSKLEISSINKVKDTLIANSIETDNIDSLKRILDSMKTLYKFESFQNYIAELDDEDLTVDKVEKITTDWEYIESKELAKISIGRIKAIEQFEKYVRNDASETKVIQPFLEKFPWILDPRITTFEREVTFKKILKENFPDTELEEKNRRLDFLCNLVNGELIIIELKRPRIKISLKEIRQAREYERFLLKNHKESIANGVKTFLISDSFVMDDETTDFYSSLEDTGKLYIKSYSDLLQQAKQYNKDYITRYKEIESIYKPDKEV, from the coding sequence ATGGAAAATAGTGGATTTAAAATAAAATTTGATAAGAATACAATTGATCATCTAGGTATTAAGTTGTATAGCAAATTTCCCCCAGTAATTGCTGAACTTATTTCTAACTCATATGATGCAGATGCTGAAAATGTTGTAATAGAAATAGATTACAATAATAAAATTGTTACAGTTACAGATGATGGAATTGGAATGAATCACGAGGAATTGAATGAAAATTTCTTGAAAATTGGTAGAAATAGAAGAAAAGCCGAGGGAACTGGATTATCTAAAATTAAAGGCAGAAAAGTAACCGGTAAAAAGGGACTTGGGAAATTAGCAGTATTTGGAATAGCAAACACAATTGAAGTTCATTCGATAAAAGAAGGAATAAAAAACGCCTTTAGTATGAACTACGATGAACTTAAGGCTGAAATCAAGGATGAATATAAGCCAAAGGCATTATATGAAAATGAAAAAACAGATGAGCTACATCAAACACAAGTAATTATTAAAGAGATAACTCAAAAAAATATTATGGATATAGACACTCTGGCATATAATTTATCAAAAAGATTTTCGTTCTATGATTCTGATTTTAAAGTGGAGTTAGTTGATTTAACATCGGATAGACGCATTGAAATAACTAAATCCATATATTTTGAGAAATTAGATAAAGAATTTGACTGGAATTTCCCAGATGATTTTGAAAGCGAGTTAAGTCAAACAGAATGGTTTGAATGGTTGAAATCTCATAATGTTTCAGGTAAAATTTTTACAAAAAAAACACCATTGAACAAATCGGAAGCAGGTTTTTACATTTATGTAAGAAATAAACTTGCTGCTGAGAATGATTTTTTTGATGACAGAGCGAATGATACGTTTAATGGATATGTTACTGGATATTTTAATATAGATTTTATTGATGATTCAAATGAAGCTGATTTTATATCCACAGATAGAAAAAACATTTTATGGGAAGCGGATGAAGATACAGCTAAATTAAAACAATATCTTAATAAATTAGTATCTAAAGTTTCAAATTCTTGGAGAAAAAAGAGAAAAGATAAGAAAGAAGAACAGTTGCAACTTCCTGAAGATTTTTTTGAAGGAATGTCAAAACTCGAAATATCTAGTATAAATAAAGTTAAAGATACTTTAATTGCTAACTCGATAGAAACTGATAATATTGACTCGTTGAAACGAATCTTAGATAGCATGAAAACATTATATAAATTTGAAAGTTTTCAAAATTATATTGCCGAGTTAGATGATGAAGATTTAACGGTTGATAAAGTGGAAAAAATTACTACAGATTGGGAATATATAGAATCTAAAGAGTTGGCTAAAATATCAATCGGACGTATTAAGGCAATTGAACAGTTCGAAAAGTATGTAAGAAATGATGCAAGTGAAACAAAAGTTATTCAACCTTTCTTAGAAAAATTTCCATGGATATTGGATCCAAGGATTACAACATTTGAACGAGAAGTTACCTTCAAGAAGATATTAAAAGAAAATTTTCCAGATACAGAACTTGAAGAAAAAAATAGAAGACTAGATTTTCTTTGCAATTTAGTAAATGGCGAATTGATAATAATTGAATTAAAGAGACCAAGAATAAAAATTTCGTTAAAAGAAATTAGACAAGCAAGGGAATACGAAAGATTTTTGCTGAAAAATCATAAAGAGAGTATTGCAAACGGTGTTAAAACATTTTTGATTTCAGATAGTTTTGTGATGGACGATGAGACGACAGATTTTTATTCGTCTTTGGAAGATACAGGCAAACTCTATATTAAATCGTATTCAGATTTACTGCAGCAGGCAAAGCAATATAATAAAGATTATATAACTAGGTATAAAGAGATTGAGAGCATTTATAAACCAGATAAAGAAGTATAG
- a CDS encoding relaxase/mobilization nuclease domain-containing protein has translation MAITKIHPIKSTLNLAIAYITNEEKTDEKILVSTNKCFASTAHAAFMKTREDNKVNGTVLARHLIQSFMPGEATPEMAHQIGLELCKKILKDEYEFVLSTHIDKGHIHNHIIFNNVNMVTGKCYQSNKRSYHQIRYQSDKLCKENNLSVIDEFYETYRKKYKTNGKSWYENDQLKKGTSWKSRLQFDIDRAIKQSKDWADFIKRMATLNYEIKYGKHIAFKHKDKERFTRAKTIGEDYTEDRLKERILDNANQRTYAVKKRIGNIIDIENNEKIKSSKGYEYWATKHNLKTAADTVLLMREKRFKSISQLDEYIKESALKRQDLQDQIKVVDNKISTLSNIMEQVHTVKLYRQIYLEYKKDPSDKAFSEEHKSEITLYENALSDLKKSYSKLPNSKDILKELDSLHEKKNTLMQEYSSSKSDMKELYQIRKNYEKYMGKEIER, from the coding sequence ATGGCAATCACAAAAATACATCCAATAAAATCAACACTTAACCTCGCTATTGCCTATATAACAAATGAAGAAAAGACAGACGAAAAAATATTGGTAAGCACAAATAAGTGCTTTGCTTCTACTGCCCATGCTGCTTTTATGAAGACTAGAGAAGATAATAAAGTTAATGGAACAGTACTTGCAAGACACCTTATTCAGTCATTTATGCCTGGTGAAGCAACGCCCGAAATGGCACATCAAATCGGTCTTGAACTGTGTAAAAAGATATTAAAGGACGAATATGAATTTGTACTATCTACTCACATAGATAAAGGGCATATCCACAATCACATCATATTCAATAATGTAAATATGGTTACAGGCAAGTGCTATCAATCCAACAAGAGAAGCTATCATCAAATTAGGTATCAAAGTGATAAACTATGCAAAGAAAACAACCTATCTGTTATTGATGAGTTCTACGAAACTTATAGGAAGAAATATAAAACTAATGGTAAGTCATGGTATGAAAATGACCAACTTAAGAAAGGTACTTCTTGGAAAAGTAGACTTCAATTTGATATAGATAGAGCTATTAAACAATCCAAAGATTGGGCTGATTTTATAAAGAGAATGGCTACCCTTAATTATGAAATCAAATATGGAAAACATATTGCATTTAAGCACAAGGACAAAGAAAGATTTACAAGAGCTAAGACTATTGGAGAAGATTATACTGAGGATAGATTAAAAGAGCGTATCTTAGATAATGCTAATCAAAGAACCTATGCTGTTAAAAAACGTATCGGAAATATAATTGATATTGAGAATAATGAAAAGATAAAATCAAGTAAAGGCTATGAGTATTGGGCTACAAAACATAATTTGAAAACTGCAGCCGATACTGTACTTTTGATGCGTGAAAAAAGATTTAAGTCTATCTCCCAGCTGGATGAATACATTAAAGAGAGTGCATTAAAAAGACAAGATTTACAGGATCAAATCAAAGTTGTTGATAACAAAATTTCAACTCTATCAAATATTATGGAACAAGTTCATACCGTAAAATTGTATCGTCAAATCTATTTAGAATATAAGAAAGATCCATCTGATAAGGCTTTTTCTGAAGAACATAAATCAGAAATAACGCTCTATGAAAATGCCCTTTCAGACCTAAAAAAATCTTACTCAAAACTTCCAAACTCCAAGGATATTTTGAAAGAGCTTGATTCATTGCATGAAAAAAAGAATACCCTGATGCAAGAGTATTCTTCTTCAAAATCCGATATGAAAGAACTATATCAAATCAGAAAAAATTATGAAAAATATATGGGTAAGGAGATTGAAAGGTAA
- a CDS encoding RNA polymerase sigma factor, translated as MNKEYFLFVNGKKIKVSEEIYKVYWQEKNHENYLKQIDRKNQLLLFSSFDHDGHFEDSIVDEGFDVDKIVQTQMMIEAVRDALSKLNDEEREIIDRLYFNDETIRSVAETKKISHPALIKRRNKILDKLRELLKDFR; from the coding sequence ATGAATAAAGAATATTTCTTGTTTGTAAACGGAAAGAAGATCAAAGTTAGCGAGGAGATTTATAAAGTCTATTGGCAAGAGAAAAATCATGAGAATTACTTGAAGCAGATAGATCGAAAAAATCAACTGCTTTTATTTTCTTCTTTTGACCATGATGGGCATTTTGAAGATAGTATCGTTGATGAGGGATTTGATGTAGATAAGATTGTTCAGACACAAATGATGATAGAGGCAGTGCGAGATGCACTATCAAAATTAAATGATGAAGAAAGAGAAATAATTGATAGACTTTATTTTAATGATGAAACTATTCGTTCGGTAGCTGAAACGAAAAAAATATCTCATCCAGCTCTCATAAAGAGAAGAAATAAGATATTGGACAAGTTAAGAGAATTGCTGAAAGACTTTAGGTAG
- a CDS encoding helix-turn-helix domain-containing protein yields the protein MSKFSYKKLFKKLIDKDMKNTELMKKAKVSKSTFYKIKNGDNVTTDVLLRICNVLECDISEIVECVNDSSEEI from the coding sequence ATGTCAAAATTCAGCTATAAAAAATTGTTTAAAAAATTGATAGATAAAGATATGAAAAATACTGAACTTATGAAAAAAGCAAAAGTGAGTAAAAGTACATTCTATAAAATTAAAAATGGTGATAATGTCACAACTGACGTGTTACTAAGAATCTGTAATGTATTGGAATGTGATATTTCAGAGATTGTAGAATGTGTTAATGATTCTTCGGAGGAAATATAA
- a CDS encoding DNA-binding protein, which yields MNYKEMRNTLEQMANEKHEDFAKALISFEKGINDKNALDRLYQEYMDNDSMSLLNDEFDYLIDELRENGQIKESAAIEKEDNNLVNIVGNVVGEIETIERENKNGEAFKVVNFSVVSKDDEGNKTYINCSAYGDKGDIPKNFKQGDFVKIFGQVRTSIDDNGKEHTNVRILSSKLLKAKEQMKKQEEKKESVLGAIKKYKAEEKAKPVEKKESLKETER from the coding sequence ATGAACTACAAAGAAATGAGAAATACACTAGAACAAATGGCAAACGAAAAACACGAAGATTTTGCAAAGGCACTAATTAGTTTTGAAAAAGGTATCAATGATAAAAATGCCTTGGATAGGTTGTACCAGGAGTATATGGATAATGACAGTATGAGCTTACTTAATGATGAGTTTGATTATTTGATTGATGAACTTAGAGAAAATGGACAGATTAAAGAAAGTGCAGCAATTGAAAAAGAAGATAATAATCTGGTGAACATTGTTGGGAATGTCGTAGGTGAGATTGAAACAATTGAAAGAGAAAACAAAAATGGAGAAGCCTTTAAAGTAGTTAATTTCTCGGTTGTGTCAAAAGATGATGAGGGAAATAAGACTTATATAAATTGTTCGGCTTATGGAGATAAGGGAGATATACCAAAGAATTTTAAGCAAGGTGACTTTGTAAAGATTTTTGGTCAGGTAAGAACATCCATTGACGATAACGGAAAGGAACATACTAATGTTAGAATACTATCGTCTAAGCTTTTAAAAGCAAAGGAACAGATGAAGAAGCAAGAAGAAAAGAAAGAATCGGTACTTGGAGCAATAAAGAAATATAAGGCTGAAGAAAAAGCAAAACCTGTAGAAAAGAAAGAATCTCTAAAGGAAACTGAGAGATAA
- a CDS encoding plasmid mobilization protein — MANRIRNVQLKINLTEEEKALFEKKMKMSKCKTMNHFLRKVVSESDIYVVDLEPFRDIQGLLFRYASSVNQIAKRVNSTGVIYSDDIKYIQSHIEHLSKEIWQIHSLLLNKTTNKGDEV, encoded by the coding sequence ATGGCAAATAGAATTAGAAATGTTCAGCTGAAAATAAACTTAACAGAAGAAGAAAAAGCACTCTTTGAAAAGAAAATGAAGATGTCAAAGTGTAAGACCATGAACCATTTTCTAAGAAAAGTAGTATCTGAATCAGATATTTATGTTGTCGATTTAGAACCATTTAGAGATATACAAGGATTACTTTTTAGATATGCAAGTAGCGTCAACCAAATTGCTAAACGAGTTAATTCTACTGGTGTTATCTATAGCGATGACATCAAATATATACAATCCCACATTGAACATCTATCAAAAGAAATATGGCAAATACATTCCCTACTACTTAATAAAACTACTAACAAAGGAGATGAGGTTTAA
- a CDS encoding HaeIII family restriction endonuclease: MSEKSNNQGRAYEFSYLTTLFEEISKVRPAKIEKNSSFYAAERAWNTLTDSEKAIYKISALAGVNTIFELEPLILDDGLDELELKIQSDDKGKEGDVRDVLIIRRGIEWEIGLSVKHNHFAVKHSRLSKNLDFGKKWYGIDCSEQYWKDIKPIFEYLDSEKQKGSKWSELPNKEDDVYVPLLNAFKGELERQNCLFSKDIPRLMVEYLLGEFDFYKVIGIDNKKITQIQSYNLRGTLNRQGKKRKRSVELPISTLPTRIVSLEYKPDSKNTLELYLDGGWQFSFRIHNASTKVESSLKFDIQIIGMPTTIISIDCRWK; encoded by the coding sequence ATGAGTGAAAAAAGTAATAATCAAGGAAGGGCATATGAGTTTTCTTATTTAACTACATTGTTTGAAGAAATATCAAAAGTTCGTCCGGCAAAGATAGAAAAAAACAGTAGTTTTTATGCTGCAGAACGTGCATGGAATACTTTAACCGATTCTGAAAAAGCTATATACAAGATTAGTGCATTAGCTGGAGTAAATACTATATTTGAACTTGAACCGTTGATTTTAGATGATGGATTAGATGAGTTGGAATTGAAAATTCAATCAGATGATAAAGGTAAAGAAGGCGATGTAAGAGATGTACTGATTATTAGACGAGGTATTGAGTGGGAAATTGGTCTTAGCGTAAAACACAACCATTTTGCTGTAAAACATAGTAGATTATCTAAAAATTTAGATTTTGGAAAAAAGTGGTATGGAATAGATTGTTCTGAACAATATTGGAAAGATATTAAACCAATATTTGAATATCTTGATTCTGAAAAACAAAAGGGTTCTAAGTGGAGTGAATTACCTAACAAAGAAGACGATGTATATGTTCCTTTATTAAATGCATTTAAAGGGGAACTGGAGAGACAAAATTGCTTGTTTAGTAAAGATATTCCTAGATTGATGGTTGAGTATTTGCTCGGAGAATTTGATTTTTATAAAGTAATTGGGATTGATAATAAAAAGATAACTCAAATTCAAAGCTACAATTTGAGAGGAACGTTGAATAGACAGGGTAAAAAGCGTAAAAGAAGTGTTGAATTGCCAATATCAACACTTCCAACAAGGATTGTTAGCTTGGAATATAAACCAGACAGTAAGAATACATTGGAACTATACCTTGATGGCGGTTGGCAATTTAGTTTCAGAATTCATAATGCTTCGACTAAGGTTGAATCAAGTTTGAAGTTTGATATACAAATTATAGGTATGCCTACAACAATTATATCGATAGATTGTAGATGGAAATAG
- a CDS encoding ABC-2 transporter permease — MIALILKDIATLKKTLLLTVTISIALAVYGIYENELFMVPLICAMIPLILTAIAFGYDTKSNFEQFAFSMPIKKSSYVLSKLFFAFAFGLVGSICIFVLLMTKNQMSLDNIVFIALITLAASILMSAIQLPFILKYGAEKGRLIMVITYFLIFALSTLLKEKSDFLAELMEIFSKNSISMICLGILVVSILIIGVAVKLSVMIMEKKEY; from the coding sequence ATGATAGCATTAATTTTGAAAGATATAGCTACTTTAAAAAAGACATTATTATTAACGGTTACTATCAGTATTGCACTGGCTGTATATGGAATTTATGAAAATGAATTGTTTATGGTTCCGTTAATATGTGCAATGATTCCGCTCATACTTACTGCAATCGCCTTTGGTTATGATACAAAATCAAATTTCGAACAGTTTGCATTTTCGATGCCAATAAAAAAGAGCAGTTATGTGTTGAGCAAGCTTTTCTTTGCATTTGCCTTTGGTTTGGTCGGTTCAATCTGCATTTTTGTACTGTTGATGACAAAAAATCAAATGTCATTGGATAATATAGTGTTTATTGCTTTAATTACATTAGCTGCTAGTATACTTATGTCTGCCATTCAATTACCATTTATTCTTAAATATGGTGCTGAAAAGGGTAGACTCATTATGGTAATCACTTATTTCTTAATATTTGCTTTATCAACACTGTTAAAAGAAAAGTCGGATTTTCTTGCAGAACTAATGGAGATTTTTAGTAAGAATTCTATATCAATGATTTGCTTAGGAATTTTAGTTGTAAGCATATTAATCATAGGGGTTGCAGTAAAATTGTCCGTTATGATTATGGAGAAAAAAGAATACTAG